A region from the Geobacter benzoatilyticus genome encodes:
- the secA gene encoding preprotein translocase subunit SecA, whose translation MFGNIIKKIVGSKNERELKRLWPIVEKINGLEQQISALTDDQLRGKTVEFRERYAKGETLDALLPEAFAVCREAGKRVHGMRHFDVQLIGGMVLHSGKIAEMKTGEGKTLVATLPAYLNAITGKGVHVVTVNDYLARRDSDWMGRIYNFLGLSVGVIVHGLDDGERRAAYASDITYGTNNEFGFDYLRDNMKFSLDEYVQRPFNFAIVDEVDSILIDEARTPLIISGPTEDSTDKYYIVDRVIPHLKKGEMKEEEANTLSGKKKVYTGDFTVDEKARSATLTEEGVLKVEKLLKINNLYDPQNMEILHHVNQALRAHALFRRDVDYVVKDGEVIIVDEFTGRLMPGRRWSDGLHQAIEAKEGVVIENENQTLATITFQNYFRMYDKLSGMTGTADTEAEEFHKIYKLDVTVIPTNRPLLRPDFPDVIYKTEREKFAAVIEEIKDCHQKGQPVLVGTISIEKSEVLSDLLKKQGIPHNVLNAKQHEREAEIVAQAGRKGMLTIATNMAGRGTDIVLGGNPDSLAKQWRRENPEAGEDEYAAALAKFKEECAVEHDEVVNLGGLHILGTERHESRRIDNQLRGRSGRQGDPGSSRFYLSLEDDLLRIFGSERVSKIMDFLKIEEGEAITHGMITKAIENAQKKVEAHNFEIRKHLIDYDDVMNKQREVIYTQRREILGGEDIRGNFTQVLDDAIEDIAAAFAIEKVHASEWDWQAIGEAIYKTFAFQADFPAETMDRLSPESFRMLLREKVYEAFEAKVASFGDELMDHLIKVIMLQAIDSQWKDHLLSIDHLKEGIGLRGYGQKDPKQEYKKEAYRLFMDMMARIAAETVEKIFWVQIAREEDVERMEEEQQKQAPKKISFNLGDEPAAPPQPAKSKKSASRNDPCPCGSGKKYKKCCGK comes from the coding sequence ATGTTTGGAAATATCATCAAGAAGATCGTCGGCAGCAAAAACGAGCGGGAACTGAAGCGTCTCTGGCCCATAGTGGAAAAAATTAACGGCCTTGAGCAGCAGATATCCGCCCTCACCGACGATCAGCTGAGAGGTAAAACCGTCGAGTTCAGGGAACGCTATGCCAAGGGGGAAACCCTTGACGCTCTCCTGCCCGAGGCCTTCGCCGTCTGCCGCGAGGCGGGCAAGAGGGTTCACGGCATGCGCCACTTCGACGTGCAGCTCATCGGCGGCATGGTTCTCCACAGCGGCAAAATCGCCGAGATGAAGACAGGCGAGGGAAAGACCCTCGTGGCGACGCTCCCGGCATACCTGAACGCCATCACCGGCAAAGGGGTGCACGTGGTTACGGTGAACGACTACCTGGCCAGGCGCGACTCCGACTGGATGGGGCGGATTTACAATTTCCTGGGGCTTTCGGTCGGCGTCATCGTCCATGGGCTCGATGACGGGGAGCGCCGCGCCGCTTACGCCTCAGACATCACCTACGGCACCAACAACGAGTTCGGCTTCGATTATCTGCGGGACAACATGAAGTTCTCCCTGGATGAGTATGTGCAGCGCCCCTTTAATTTTGCCATCGTCGACGAAGTGGACTCGATCCTCATCGACGAGGCAAGGACTCCGCTCATCATTTCCGGTCCCACCGAAGACTCCACCGACAAGTACTACATTGTCGACCGGGTCATCCCCCATCTCAAGAAGGGGGAGATGAAGGAGGAGGAGGCCAACACCCTTTCGGGCAAGAAGAAGGTCTACACCGGCGATTTCACCGTGGACGAAAAAGCCCGTTCCGCCACCCTCACCGAGGAGGGGGTGCTGAAGGTGGAGAAGCTCCTCAAGATCAACAACCTCTATGATCCACAGAACATGGAAATCCTGCACCACGTTAACCAGGCTCTCCGGGCCCACGCCCTCTTCCGGCGCGACGTGGATTACGTGGTGAAGGACGGCGAGGTAATCATCGTCGACGAGTTCACGGGCCGTCTCATGCCGGGACGCCGCTGGTCCGACGGGCTCCACCAGGCCATCGAGGCCAAGGAGGGGGTGGTTATCGAGAACGAGAACCAGACCCTGGCCACCATCACCTTCCAGAACTACTTCCGGATGTATGATAAGCTCTCGGGCATGACCGGTACCGCCGACACCGAGGCGGAGGAATTCCACAAGATCTACAAGCTGGACGTGACCGTCATCCCCACCAACCGGCCGCTGCTGCGCCCCGACTTCCCCGACGTCATCTACAAGACCGAGCGGGAGAAGTTCGCCGCCGTCATCGAAGAAATCAAGGATTGCCACCAGAAGGGGCAGCCGGTGCTGGTGGGCACCATATCCATCGAGAAGTCGGAAGTCCTTTCCGACCTCCTCAAGAAACAGGGGATTCCCCACAACGTCCTCAACGCCAAGCAGCACGAGCGGGAGGCCGAGATCGTTGCCCAGGCGGGGCGCAAGGGGATGCTGACCATTGCCACCAACATGGCGGGCCGCGGTACCGATATCGTGCTGGGGGGCAATCCCGATTCCCTGGCAAAACAGTGGCGCCGCGAGAACCCCGAGGCCGGAGAGGATGAGTACGCGGCGGCTCTGGCCAAGTTTAAAGAAGAGTGCGCCGTCGAGCACGATGAGGTGGTGAATCTGGGGGGGCTCCACATTCTCGGTACCGAACGCCACGAGTCGCGGCGCATCGACAACCAGCTCCGGGGGCGTTCCGGCCGCCAGGGGGATCCGGGCTCTTCCCGTTTCTACCTGTCGCTTGAGGACGACCTGCTGCGCATATTCGGTTCCGAGCGGGTCTCCAAGATCATGGACTTCCTCAAGATTGAGGAGGGCGAAGCCATCACCCACGGCATGATCACCAAGGCCATCGAAAATGCCCAGAAGAAGGTGGAAGCCCACAACTTCGAGATTCGCAAGCACCTCATCGACTACGATGATGTCATGAACAAGCAGCGCGAGGTTATCTATACCCAGCGCCGCGAGATCCTGGGCGGCGAGGACATCCGCGGCAATTTTACCCAGGTGCTTGATGATGCCATCGAGGATATCGCCGCGGCGTTCGCCATCGAGAAAGTTCATGCTTCCGAATGGGATTGGCAGGCCATCGGCGAGGCGATCTACAAAACCTTCGCTTTCCAGGCCGACTTCCCTGCCGAAACCATGGACCGCCTTTCCCCCGAGAGCTTCCGCATGCTCCTGCGGGAGAAGGTTTATGAGGCTTTCGAGGCGAAGGTCGCCTCGTTTGGTGACGAGCTCATGGACCACCTCATCAAGGTCATCATGCTCCAGGCCATTGACAGCCAGTGGAAGGATCACCTCCTCTCAATCGACCATCTGAAAGAGGGTATCGGCCTCAGGGGATACGGCCAGAAGGATCCGAAACAGGAGTACAAGAAGGAGGCTTACCGTCTCTTCATGGACATGATGGCCCGCATAGCCGCGGAGACCGTGGAGAAGATTTTCTGGGTCCAGATCGCCCGTGAGGAAGATGTGGAGCGGATGGAAGAGGAGCAGCAGAAGCAGGCGCCGAAGAAGATTTCCTTTAACCTGGGAGACGAGCCTGCCGCGCCTCCTCAGCCGGCCAAGAGCAAAAAATCCGCCTCCCGCAACGATCCGTGCCCCTGCGGCAGCGGGAAGAAGTACAAGAAATGCTGCGGAAAGTAG
- the argJ gene encoding bifunctional glutamate N-acetyltransferase/amino-acid acetyltransferase ArgJ, translating into MNIKGFQFSAVEAAIKKPGRLDLALIVSETPAAVAGVYTTNAVKAAPVLIDQERTKSDTCRAIVVNSGNANACTGPGGMDDARETTRLVADGIGVAEDEVLVCSTGVIGVPLPMDRMRKGIPPLVQGLGKGTLDGVARAIMTTDTFQKLEVRTGMAGGREYTIAGIAKGAGMIMPNMATMLAFIVTDAAVDPAWLKTIFPAGVDRSFNAITVDGDTSTNDTALIMANGAAGNPVLSAGSDGAAEFVRLLDEVLLSLAKLIVKDGEGATKFVGITVKGARTDADAKRAAMSVANSCLVKTAFFGQDANWGRIFAAVGYSGAEVDPDRTELFFDDVKMVENGVFAGRDAEARGTEVLRKKEFSVTVDLHLAAGEATVYTSDLSYDYVKINADYRT; encoded by the coding sequence ATGAATATCAAAGGCTTTCAGTTCTCCGCCGTTGAGGCGGCCATAAAGAAGCCGGGCAGGTTGGACCTGGCGCTGATTGTTTCCGAGACGCCAGCGGCGGTGGCGGGGGTCTATACCACCAACGCAGTCAAGGCTGCCCCCGTACTCATCGATCAGGAGCGGACCAAAAGCGACACCTGCCGCGCCATTGTCGTCAACAGCGGCAATGCCAATGCCTGCACCGGCCCCGGGGGGATGGACGATGCCCGTGAGACAACGCGGCTCGTGGCCGATGGGATCGGGGTGGCGGAGGATGAGGTGCTCGTCTGCTCCACCGGTGTCATAGGCGTACCCCTCCCCATGGACCGGATGCGGAAGGGGATTCCTCCTCTCGTTCAGGGGCTCGGCAAGGGAACCCTCGACGGCGTGGCCCGTGCCATCATGACCACCGATACCTTCCAGAAACTTGAAGTCCGCACGGGAATGGCTGGCGGCCGGGAATACACCATTGCCGGCATCGCCAAGGGTGCCGGAATGATTATGCCCAACATGGCCACCATGCTTGCCTTCATCGTTACCGATGCGGCCGTGGACCCGGCATGGCTCAAGACAATATTCCCCGCCGGCGTTGACCGCTCCTTCAACGCCATCACCGTGGACGGCGACACCTCCACCAACGACACGGCACTCATCATGGCCAACGGCGCCGCGGGCAACCCGGTGCTTTCCGCCGGAAGCGACGGAGCAGCCGAATTCGTGCGGCTTCTGGACGAGGTGCTCCTCTCCCTGGCGAAGCTCATCGTCAAGGATGGCGAGGGGGCCACAAAGTTCGTGGGGATTACCGTCAAGGGGGCCCGCACCGATGCGGATGCCAAGCGGGCCGCCATGTCGGTGGCCAACTCGTGCCTCGTGAAAACCGCTTTCTTCGGACAGGATGCCAACTGGGGGCGGATCTTTGCAGCTGTCGGCTATTCGGGGGCAGAGGTGGACCCCGACCGGACCGAACTCTTTTTTGATGATGTGAAGATGGTCGAAAACGGCGTTTTTGCCGGTCGCGACGCCGAGGCTCGGGGGACTGAAGTCCTCAGGAAGAAAGAATTCAGCGTAACGGTTGATCTGCATCTGGCTGCGGGAGAGGCAACGGTTTATACGTCTGATCTTTCCTACGACTATGTCAAGATCAACGCCGATTACCGGACCTGA
- a CDS encoding DUF2914 domain-containing protein, translating into MRRVSTFLTVIIVCLFMVTGAMAAEAGALRITEMAVTTKISRNNPIDSVRRINHRSVPALYCFTRILNPSGTETTIRHIWYRNGQVAAEQELNVKGKKWRTWSKRPIGRDSVGKWRVETLDSEGKLLKAVDFRIN; encoded by the coding sequence ATGAGAAGGGTGTCAACATTTCTGACGGTAATCATCGTGTGCCTGTTCATGGTGACCGGCGCCATGGCGGCCGAAGCCGGCGCTCTGCGGATTACCGAAATGGCCGTGACGACCAAAATATCCCGCAACAACCCCATCGATTCGGTGCGCAGGATCAATCACCGCTCCGTTCCGGCCCTCTACTGCTTCACCCGCATCTTGAACCCTTCGGGTACGGAAACGACCATCCGGCACATCTGGTACAGGAATGGCCAGGTGGCGGCTGAACAGGAACTGAACGTGAAAGGGAAGAAGTGGCGCACCTGGAGCAAGCGGCCCATCGGCCGGGATTCCGTAGGCAAGTGGCGGGTCGAAACCCTCGATAGCGAGGGGAAGCTTTTGAAAGCGGTCGATTTCAGGATCAACTGA
- a CDS encoding serine hydrolase domain-containing protein, with the protein MLSRKLSIIFLVLFTSLPVFAGDTPLFPASWQSAVSRITDKAMADGLISGGVVVVGDRRGILYESAFGRVSGEPDSPPVTTGTIFDAASLTKVIATAPTVMMLAEQQRLSIADPVVRWFPEFAGSGKDELLVLHLLTHTSGLDDIALSAANPLGSAIEGAAHQKLKGEPGHRFRYADINFILLGELVRRVTGSTLDRLAAETFYGPLDMAETGFNPGSAAAIRCAATLDVHGDPLFGEVQDPCARLLDGVAGNAGVFTTAGDLARFCRMILGEGELDGQRVLSARTVQQMTAPYFSRGGKVRRGLGWDISSPFSAPKGTGFSEASFGHTGYSGGSIWIDPEDGSFVIFLSARLDYRHTRSFSRLRSDISTAAFSMLHTNLREVAGTAVSAPVRIR; encoded by the coding sequence ATGTTGTCACGTAAACTTTCCATAATTTTCCTGGTACTTTTTACCTCTCTGCCGGTATTCGCCGGCGACACCCCTCTTTTTCCGGCTTCGTGGCAGAGTGCCGTTTCTCGCATTACGGATAAGGCAATGGCCGACGGCCTCATCTCCGGAGGAGTTGTGGTTGTGGGCGACCGCCGGGGAATACTCTACGAGTCGGCATTCGGCAGGGTTTCCGGTGAACCCGATTCTCCGCCGGTCACGACCGGAACCATCTTCGATGCCGCCTCCCTCACCAAGGTGATCGCAACTGCGCCGACGGTTATGATGCTGGCGGAGCAGCAGCGTCTCTCCATTGCCGATCCCGTTGTCCGCTGGTTCCCCGAGTTTGCCGGAAGCGGGAAGGATGAACTGCTTGTGCTGCATCTGTTGACCCATACCTCGGGGCTCGACGATATTGCGCTATCGGCGGCGAATCCGCTTGGGAGTGCTATTGAGGGGGCTGCGCACCAGAAACTCAAGGGGGAGCCCGGCCACCGGTTCCGGTATGCCGACATCAACTTCATTCTTCTGGGGGAATTGGTTCGAAGGGTTACCGGCTCTACCCTGGATCGCCTTGCGGCTGAAACGTTCTATGGCCCGCTCGACATGGCAGAGACCGGTTTCAATCCGGGATCGGCCGCTGCCATTCGCTGTGCCGCAACCCTCGACGTGCATGGCGATCCCCTGTTCGGGGAAGTGCAGGACCCCTGCGCCCGTCTTCTGGACGGAGTGGCGGGCAATGCCGGAGTCTTCACCACGGCCGGCGACCTTGCCCGATTCTGCCGCATGATTTTGGGCGAGGGAGAACTTGACGGGCAGCGGGTGCTCAGTGCCCGAACCGTCCAGCAGATGACGGCTCCGTACTTCTCCCGTGGCGGCAAGGTCCGTCGCGGGCTCGGATGGGATATCTCATCGCCTTTTTCCGCGCCGAAAGGGACAGGTTTTTCCGAAGCATCTTTCGGGCATACCGGTTATTCAGGGGGGTCCATCTGGATTGACCCGGAAGACGGTTCCTTCGTGATTTTCCTTTCGGCGCGGCTCGACTACCGCCACACCCGCTCCTTTTCGAGACTCAGGAGCGACATCTCTACGGCGGCTTTTTCCATGCTCCATACGAACCTTCGTGAAGTTGCGGGTACAGCCGTCTCCGCCCCGGTGCGAATCCGGTAA